Genomic DNA from Cololabis saira isolate AMF1-May2022 chromosome 20, fColSai1.1, whole genome shotgun sequence:
acaaataaattaaatacagtGTATATAAAAACATCTGTGTGTAAATTATACTAATCCTTCacacattcaaatgtataaataatgaataaagtccagtaaaataaataaatgaaaaaaaataatctgaacTGAGTGCTCAGACTGTAGCAGATTTTTTAACCTGGCTCTTTCACCCTTTCACAACAGGTGTAAAGTGGTAAAGTGCAATCTAGAACTTGACTTTTCTAGCCTTCTTTGCAGCAAAATCATCAATTACATCATCATACGAAATCTGTTGTTCAACTGCGGCGCAGTAGCACATACACCGCCGGCGGCGGTTGCCGCTTTGCGTCCTCtataccagtgtttcccaaccctggtcctcgaggcccactgtcctgcatgttttagatgtttcccttcatcatcacacctgattctaattaacggtcctaattagcttgtcatcaaggcctgTACAATTCTGTGATGatacagccacttgtatcacggtgtgctgaagctagggatacgatacacgatattgaggtcacgataaccatacgatattatagcaatatttttttaacaaccttgaatgaggaacatatgactggaaaaaattgtattttatttgaaagacacaaaatacaaaacaatactgtgcatttgccctattgttacagtttgtaatgctttataactgtttaagttttaaagagaaagccaggacaaccattttccacaaactgaactaaaagtaaatgtcaggtttgcattatgcatcttcagtttcatacaagtacaaatattttgcaacaaactgaatagtttctctcgtgtatgatttgacttttttcttttccagaaatttaactaaaattaaaaaaataaataaaagtaaataattacatacaattttacatcataaaaaagattgattcattctcaccttataagtgtaagaggagatttatttttgttaagaaggttattttggtaattcagggttcattattttataaatatattctttatattctgatgtaaatcagggactataatgacactagtcagtttatctgtagtgattagtctgttttagattgggcggagtgatacgccacagtacggcactaggtgctgtgttgatgttctaaaatcctacactgttgagggacattaaagtacactggaactgtttatcctactcacgaccccaaaaaggtttgatttaataaggtaaggcttaactctactctaagctcaaaaccccccaagagtcccgtgatcgggaccgcaaaaaggtactactttcttctgagcgtagtaggattttggtccgcgggtcgaggcgctgtcgccacgcgcggtcggatgcgcgttactagtaaacacaatagattaatattaataacccaatattgcgatacagtttgtcacctccacgacacgtttcgtggcgtttttgtatcgcgaaatttcgtggcagcAGCAGTTATGACGTCAGCTCCAACATGACACAGACATCCGTTCAACATACACTCACGTTTTGAACCTGACTAGAATATGTTTTGTGCAAAACAACATATAAAGTGTACCTCAATTGTACTTTTATTGTCACTTACTTTGCCCATAAAAATAGCCTGATCAAATTCATCTCAAACTTATTGATTTTGTTTGGTTAATGTCATTTACACAAAAAATctaattgtttctttgttttatccAATTTTCAAGTGAATTTAAATTTATATGTGATTCTTAAGATATATGGATTGTGTAAAGAGCGATAAAAATGACAAGTAAGATTTGTACATAGACTTATCCCTTTTTGTGTATCTTCTCTCCTtatttgcttgttttgtttatttcttttgtttattgGTTTGGTGATGTATCCTTTTACCCTTCCTGTCGTCGTAACTTttattgtatctttttttatatctttagCGGAGCATATCTATGGTTTttgtactttgttttattattaaataaagttGTATCAAACTAAACATTCAGTTTAAATCCAAATCTCCAACATTATCAACATCAACACAGACGTTTGACTTCAAAACATCCCTCAGGTGCTTCATGTGACGTCATAATATCTACAATTGTGCAGTTGTTCTAAAGTTACTTTCATCTAAAATTctaaatgtacaaaaatgtatctgtttgttgtttttattcaggataaaacatgtaaaactgCTTAGACTAGTATTCGGTTGATTTGTTGACTTCCCTGATTGAGCAAAATGATTTGATGTCTGTCAGTTCAACATTCTCTTTGTTTAACAGTTGTGAGGTAAAGCGGTGCAAGATGTCCTTGTGAAGCCCACTGCATAAACACATCAACAGATCATCACAAGGTTTCATGTTGTGTTGATGAACCTTTGTGTACAAGTTcaaccaaataaaaaatcttatttcatTTGGTAAAACAAgataaattaaatcatgttgagtgagttaaaatgttaaaaattaaATACACATTTTAGCCCACAGATGACATTGTTTTGTGTAGATTCAGGAACATACACGGGCCTAATTCCTTTATTTTCTAAAACCATCTGCTGGAAGGATCATGGGTCCGACTCCTGGAGCGTAACTTCAGCATCTTCAGCAGCCTGGACACCTTCATAGGTGGTTCTGCCCTGGAAGCATCAAATCCCCCCCCCTAAACAGTAGTTATGATAAGATGGCAAACAAAATATCTAAAGTCCGGTTTGTCAACTAGTTCCTCcttataaaaacatttgcagCCCCTCCCACTCTGAATTCCAGGTAAACCAGTCGTTCAGACACTCAACCTGCAACTGAAGAGTCACGACGTTTATTATGGTATATCATCGAATATGAAATGGAATAGCTACAAACAAGTGAGTAACtttctaaaatgtttgtttCTCCATATTGATTCCTATGTGTAAATCAGCTGTGCTTTACATCCGTGTTGATACCTGACTAAAGATTTGACATTAATTCTCTGGGGCTCATGGAAAGGGGTCCAACCTTAACGGACCCGATCACGTCGAGTGTCCAGAGCTCATCGTTGGGTTTTACTTACTTTTTTGTGAAATGATTTTTCAGCTCAGCTCAGCAAAGCAAAGTAAAACAGAAAGTATCACAAAGCAGAGCACATAAAGGTAGAGACGTAAACGTTTAGCTTCGACACAGACGGCTAAAAAGTGGGACTGAAATGGGGGATCTGAAGCAAAATAACTAGATTGAACTTTGTAAATCTGCAGAACAACAAAGACATGAAACGGATGTCatctttgtttgcttttataactTTTAAGTGTTTTTGAGCTTATGTTTGTTGACATTCCTGCAGTCCTGATGGTGTCTGAACGGGAAGTTTTAAACTGAAAGTTAATCATCAGATTGGCATGCAGGTCTGTTGGTGAGACATTTTAATCAGGGTGTGTCGATCACTGTTTTGCAACCTGCAGAATAGTGGTCCCTGAGGACCAGACTGTCCACCCtggtctaaaacctgcaggatagTGTTCCCTGAGGACCAGGACTGTCCACCCGTTTTCACCTCTTATACCTGATGTGAATGACTCATGATTATTTTCAAGGTGCTTAAATGAGGTATTTTAAATATGTGCAGAAACTGGTAATAACTGCTCTAAAAAGGCCTTTTAGAAATGAATCCTTATATCTTTTAAATCTATGTCTGAAGAAACCTGGGTTTTGCTTTCACTGTGGTTCACGACGCCCAGAACTTCTGTCTAATGAAGATGTGTTCTGTGTCACAGTGACAGAACTGAACTTCATCCTTGTGTTCGTTCACGTGATGTCTTCTGGGCCTGGTGAGTCAACCGTCAACTCACTGGAGGTACAAAACCTCTGAAAAGTTTGGTTTGATTGTTCCTGTTGTGTACTGAAGACATTTTGAACAAAACAAGTTCTGGCTTCTCTCGTGAAACACCAGCCGGTCACAGGATTCACCACTTTTACAGAAATTACCATGAAACactcgtccatacatatacgCGTACACACTTGTCCATACATACAGTACGTGTATAAACGTACACACAcatccatacatatacacgtatacacacgtccatacatatacacgtatacacacgtccatacatatacgcgtacacacacgtccatacatatacacgtacacactcgtccatacatatacacgtacacacatccatacatatacacgtatacacacgtccatacatatacgcGTACACactcgtccatacatatacgcgtacacacacgtccatacatatacacgtacacactcgtccatacatatacacgtacacacgtccatacatatacacgtacacacacgtccatacatatacacgtacacacgtccatacatatacacgtacacacacgtccatacatatacacgtacacacacgtccatacatatacacgtatacacacgtccatacatatacgcgtacacacacgtccatacatatacacgtacacactcgtccatacatatacacgtacacacacgtccatacatatacacgtacacacacgtccatacatatacacgtatacacacgtccatacatatacgcgtacacacacgtccatacatatacgcGTACACactcgtccatacatatacacgtacacacgtccatacatatacacgtacacacacgtccatacatatacacgtacacactcgtccatacatatacacgtacacacacgtccatacatatacacgtacacacacgtccatacatatacacgtacacactcgtccatacatatacacgtatacacacgtccatacatatacacgtacacactcgtccatacatatacacgtacacacatccatacatatacacgtatacacacgtccatacatatacgcGTACACactcgtccatacatatacacgtacacacacgtccatacatatacacgtacacacacgtccatacatatacacgtacacactcgtccatacatatacacgtacacacgtccatacatatacacgtacacacacgtccatacatatacacgtacacacacgtccatacatatacacgtacacacgtccatacatatacacgtacacacacgtccatacatatacacgtacacacacgtccatacatatacacgtatacacacgtccatacatatacgcgtacacacacgtccatacatatacgcgtacacacacgtccatacatatacgcGTACACactcgtccatacatatacgcgtacacacacgtccatacatatacacgtacacacacgtccatacatatacacgtatacacacgtccatacatatacgcGTACACACACGTCCGTACATATACGCGTACACACTCGTCcgtacatatacacgtacacacacgtccatacatatacacgtacacacgtccatacatatacacgtacacacacgtccatacatatacacgtacacactcgtacatacatatacacgtatacacacgtccatacatatacacgtacacacgtccatacatatacacgtacacacacgtccatacatatacacgtacacacgtccatacatatacacgtacacacacgtccatacatatacacgtacacacacgtccatacatatacacgtacacacacgtccatacatatacacgtacacactcgtacatacatatacacgtatacacacgtccatacatatacacgtacacacgtccatacatatacacgtacacacacgtccatacatatacacgtacacacgtccatacatatacacgtacacacacgtccatacatatacacgtacacacacgtccatacatatacacgtacacacacgtccatacatatacacgtacacacacgtccatacatatacacgtacacactcgtccatacatatacacgtacacacacgtccatacatatacacgtatacacacgtccatacatatacacgtacacacacgtccatacatatacacgtacacacgtccatacatatacacgtacacacacgtccatacatatacacgtacacacacgtccatacatatacacgtacacacacgtccatacatatacacgtacacacacgtccatacatatacacgtacacacgtccatacatatacacgtacacacacgtccatacatatacacgtacacacacgtccatacatatacacgtatacacacgtccatacatatacgcgtacacacacgtccatacatatacacgtacacactcgtccatacatatacacgtacacacacgtccatacatatacacgtacacacacgtccatacatatacacgtatacacacgtccatacatatacgcgtacacacacgtccatacatatacacgtacacacgtccatacatatacacgtatacacacgtccatacatatacgcgtacacacacgtccatacatatacacgtacacacgtccatacatatacgcGTACACactcgtccatacatatacacgtacacacacgtccatacatatacacgtacacacacgtccatacatatacacgtacacacgtccatacatatacacgtacacacacgtccatacatatacacgtacacacacgtccatacatatacacgtacacacatccatacatatacacgtatacactcgtccatacatatacacgtacacacacgtccatacatatacacgtacacacgtccatacatatacacgtacacactcgtccatacatatacacgtacacacgtccatacatatacacgtacacacgtccatacatatacacgtacacacacgtccatacatatacacgtacacacacgtccatacatatacacgtacacacacgtccatacatatacacgtacacacacgtccatacatatacacgtatacactcgtccatacatatacacgtatacactcgtccatacatatacacgtacacactcgtccatacatatacacgtacacacacgtccatacatatacacgtacacactcgtccatacatatacacgtacatacacgtccatacatatacacgtatacacacgtccatacatatacacgtatacacacgtccatacatatacacgtacacacgtccatacatatacacgtatacacacgtccatacatatacacgtatacacacgtccatacatatacacgtacacacacgtccatacatatacacgtacacacacgtccatacatatacacgtatacactcgtccatacatatacacgtacacactcgtccatacatatacacgtatatacacgtccatacatatacacgtatatacacgtccatacatatacacgtatacacacgtccatacatatacacgtacacacgtccatacatatacacgtatatacacgtccatacatatacacgtatacacacgtccatacatatacacgtatatacacgtccatacatatacacgtatacacacgtccatacatatacacgtacacactcGTCCATAAATATACGcgtacacacacgtccatacatatacacgtacacactcGTCCATAAATATACGcgtacacacacgtccatacatatacacgtacacactcgtccatacatatacgcgtacacacacgtccatacatatacacgtacacactcgtccatacatatacgCGTACACACTcatccatacatatacacgtacacactcGTCCATAAATATACGcgtacacacacgtccatacatatacacgtacacactcgtccatacatatacgcgtacacacacgtccatacatatacacgtacacactcgtccatacatatacgCGTACACACTcatccatacatatacacgtacacacacgtccatGAATATACCCACGCCCATAGATACACACATACGTTTAATAAAGACTTATGTCTGTTTGTCCTGCAGGGACACATGCAGCAAAAACAGCTAAGGTGGTCTATCATGCGGCGGAGCACGACAACATCACCATCAGTTGGGACTTCCACGCCCAGACTGATGTGTCTTCCACCACCTTGAACTGTATTGAGGTTTCACATCATTCTAGGACTCTGTTTCTGATGGTAAGGGGGGATGAAGTCACAGAATCTCAAGATCCTCAGTTTAGAGGACGAGTTCTTTGTGACAAAGACGCTCTCAAAGATGGTCAGATTAAGTTCAGACTGTCCGGACTGACTCCAGAAGACTCTGGAAGTTACGTCTGTAAGCTGACACACTTTGACCGGACACTAGGAAGAACAGCTGTTCAAGCCTCTGGTAAGTAACTCAAACACATCTGTTGTTGGTGTCTTCAAGTTACTGTGTGTCTaatgtaagtaagtaagtaagtaagtaaattttatttatatagcacctctcacagagagaaactcacgaagtgctttacatacagaaaaaacagtaaaaacatgagGTAATTAAAAAGCTGCACAATGTGTCTCTAAGGAAAAtaacaaacagaaaagaaagaaagaaaaagacaaaaagaaaagaaacaaaaatcataATACATCAATAAATGCCTGCTCAAAAAATAgcgtttttaatttgtttttaaaaatgtccacagatGTTGCATCTTTCAGGGCTTGTGAGAGCATGTTCCAAAGATGTGGAGCAACTGCTTGGAAAGCCCTGTCACCTTTGGTTTTTAGATTTGTTTTTGGCGTTGTTATAAGGCCCTGATCAGCCGACCTTAAGGCTCTTTGTGGCTCATAGCGTGGGACCAGATCTATGAGGTACTGAGGAGCCTGACCATGCAGTGCTCTGTAGGTAATAACTAAAATTTTAAAATGGACCCTGAACttgacagggagccagtgcaaGGAGGCCAGGATGGGAGTGATATGGCACTTCCTGCTGGATCTGGTGAGTAAtctggctgctgcattttggataagCTGAAGACGTCCCATGTCAGTTTTGTTGAGGCAGGTGAAGAGTGAATTACAGTAGTCCAAACGTGATGATATGAATGCGTGAATGATCATTTCTAGCTCTGGGTATGAGACAACAGATCTGAGCTTGGCAATATTTCTGAGATGGAAAAAGCAGGTGCGGGTTATTGAGCTGATGTGAGTGTTGAGTTGCATGGTCTGGTTGAAGTTGACACCTAGGTTCCTGATATTTGGACGGACATAGTCTTTAAGGGGCCCGATGCAGTCCACCACCTTTGGAATGAGGCTATCAGGTGCCACAATGAGCACCTCGGTTTTCGTCTCATTCAGGGATAAAAAATTGTCCGACATCCAGGCCTTTATAGCTGACAAGCACTCAtgtaaaatgttgaaattaaaaTCAGTTGGGCTCTTTgggttaaaagaataataaagctggatgtcatctgcataaaagTGATAAGATATACCTTTAAAAGTGCTGATAAGGTGTCCTAGTGGTAGCATGTAAAGTGCAAATAGCGTTGGCCCAAGAACGGAGCCCTGGGGGACCCCATAGGAAAGGGGGGCAGATGCTGACACATGTGTGCCAACAGCCACATTAAAACTCCTACCCGTGAGGTAGGAGGAAAACCAATTAAGAGCCTTTCCTGTGATCCCTACCTGTTTATTGAGTCTATTTATTAAAATAGAGTAGTCTAGCGTGTCGAAAGCAGCACTCATGTCAAGTAAAACCAGGATTGAACAATTTCCAACATCAGATGCCATCATTAAGTCACTTGAAACTTTTAAAAGGGCTGTCTCTGTAGAGTGCAACTGTCTAAAACCGGACTGGAACTTATCTAAAATGCTGTGGTCATTTAAAACTGTTAAAAGTTGGGTGGCAACGACTTTTTCTAGAATTTTGGAGATAAAAGGGAGCTTTGAGATTGGGCGGTAGCTGCTGTGGGATTCGGGATCCAATCCAGGCTTTTTTTAAAAGTGGATGGACAGTAGCTGTTTTAAAATAGGAGGGGACTTGACCAGAGGACAGAGAGAGGTTGATGATATTGACTAGAGTTGGGCCTATGGAGCTAAAAACATCTTTTAAAATAGTGGTTGGAATGATGTCTAGTGGACTGGAGGAGGTTTTCATGCTGCTGACGAGCTCTGAAAGATGATGGAGGGAAACAGGTGCAAAAGAGTCGAGGATAGACTggtgatttgaaggtgggtgATGAGCAGAAATGGAGGGGATAATGGATGCTCTGATGGATTCCACCTTGTTTATAAAAAATGACAGGAAGTTGTTACAGTCGGTGGCGGAAAAAACAGGggggtcaggtgatggtggACAGACAATGTTGTTAATTGTATCAAAAAGTACTTTGGGATTTCGTCGGCTGGAGGAGATTAGCTTTGCAAAGTATGCTGCCCTTGCTGCTTTGACCACAGAGTTAAAACTAATTAAAAGAGCTTTAAGCTGTAGCCGGTGGGCCTCGAGTTTAGAGGACTTCCACCGGCGCTCGACCTTTCTGCACTCACGGCGGAGGGAACGAGTTTCCTCGTTTAGCCATGGGGCTTTATTTAAAGTGCGAATAGTGCAAGATTTAAAAGGAGCAACTACATCTAAAATATCTGAACAGTGTGAGTTAAAAGAGTTGACTAAAAGATCTATGTCTGTGTTGTCTGTTGGAGGTAAAATCGTGATGTTGTTAAAAGCAGCTGAGAACTTTTGGGCCGACAAGCTATTTATTATACGTGATCTCTTTATTTTAGTACCACCCACACAGTCAGGATTAAAAGATATATTAAAAACTAGGGACTTGTGATCTGTCGTAGCCTGGTCATTTGCAACAATATTATCTACGGCTAAGCCAAAACTAAAAACAAGATCCAGAGTGTTTCCTCTGTTGTGCGTGGCACCCGAGACATGTTGAACCAGGTTAAAAGTTTCAGTGACACTTAAAAAGTTGGCTGCAGCGCTGTCTGTACTCTTATTAATAtgaaaattaaaatcaccaagTAAAATAAACCTTTCAAACTTAATAATACAGGTTAAAAGGTCACTAAAATCTGTTAAAAAAGTGCTGCTATATCCAGGTGGTcgataaattaaaatacaataaaatggaTTGGTGCGACCAATTTTAGTTATTAAAAGTTCAAAGGAGCTGTACGAGCCAGCGCTCACCTTCCTTGAGGGAAAATAGTCTCTGTAGACGAGGGCCAGGCCACCTCCAATGTTTGACCCAGCTGGCCTGGACATACATGTGAAGGAGCAGTTTGGTGGACATAGTTCTATTAATGACATGTATTCGTCTGCCATTTGCCAGGTTTCAGTGATACAGAAAAAATCCAGGTTATTGGTGGTGAAAAAGTCATTGAGAATGAATGATGACTGGGTGATGGAGCGTGCATTGAGTAGGGccattttcattgtcttttgcTCCTGGGGGTCTGGAGGTGGATGTGATTGGTGGGAGGGAGTAAGTGGGACAATGTTGTTGAGATTTTCTCTTAAAGTGCCAAATATTAACATAGATGTCTTCTGCAGTAAACTTTGTCTTGAATGTGGACAACTCTCCTTCAGCTCAGAAACCTCCACCGTCAAGACCGGTGGTCACTAAAAGTGAGTGAGATGTTATACTCCCAATAACTTTTATAAATGTTCCTTCTGCTGAAAACACGGTAGAAACACAGCTTTTGtgattgtgtttgtgttcagagCCACCTACTGAAGCCCCATCAACAGACATGAAATGGGGTATGGCTCTAGCGATTGTTGGACTAGTTGCTGTTGTTGGACATTTGTCCTGTTGTTTGACAACTTTTTATAGACGATATAACAAGGGTACGTGTTCCTTATTGTTATCAACAGACTTATATATTACACATCTTTCAATGTTTAAATCAACTTCATATGTTTTGTGAAGCTCGACGACAGGATAACAGGCTTCAACAACGGGACCTCATCGACCTCCTGATCAACGTCAACATCAACAGCACAGGCGAGCAGCATCGTGGCGACTTGGCTGCTCCGGATGATCGAACACTTGACAGAGAGCAAACACACCCTGATCCAGACACTCCTCTGATGACTCCACAGACCAACCAACAGGCAGAGGACAACTTGGTTGAGGACTGACTAGAAGTCAGCTGTCTGATCTTTGATCAGGTTTGACTGGCTCGGTGTTTCTTAATTCCAGTCCCCGGGACCCCTGGATGTTTTAGACCAGTAGTCTTCAACccaggttcaattcaattcaactttatttatatagcgtctattacaacaaaagttgtctctaggtgctttccatagaccagaacatgaccccctagCAGAGGTCCTGGAAATATACTGTCCTGGATGTTTTAGATGTTCTCTGTTTCAGCACAGCGGATTGTAATTAATGGACTTCACAAGCTTGTCATTCCGGTTTATAAAATTAATTTGTATGAGGGTGTGTTaatgcagggaaacatttaaaacatgcggGATAGTGGTTCTCCAGGACCAGACTTGGCTATCCCTGACGTAGTCTGTGTCATTTTACAATAGACAAAAAATTGTGTTTACCTCCCTTTTCAAATGACTTAACCGTTTGGTTTCAGATGCCATTGTGAAAATCCAGCACCTCCATATGTAGTTTATATTTCAGGTCTAAAGGAACAAATTAAATAGATAATAGAAGATTTGGGATAAAGGACCCAGTGGAGTATACAATACTAAATACATAGTTTAAACTTTTATACACCACTCAGGGAAAGTCTTCGAATTAAAACTTTTCAGCCGAAGGCATGTCGAAGAATATTCTAAgatgtatttttctttaaactttTGTAACCTTTAAGAATTTTTACAcataatgttttatttgttttgcccCTGTTAACAAATGAAACATGAAATGGGCAGCAAAATATGATGTTCACATGTGGACGGCAGGTCTCAGGGGGTTAAGCTAGTCTTGATTGATGACGTAATTTATTCAATCTTTCAACTGTACTGTAATTGTTTTAGGAGGAGCTGCTGTGTTCAGTCATCCGTTCCTAAGAACACTCAATGTGTCTTAATTTGACATTATATCCCTGTATGTTGTTGTATATATGCACTGTACAGATATATTTTTCTATCCtttgataaaaatgtttttgacattttttatgtTAATGGTATCATACATAGTACATATTTAAAGTCTCTTTGTACAACTGTAAATACACATTTTCTATCCAAACTGCAGTGATCATTAGTTAGACAACAATACTTTTATTCTTTCTGTGCGTCAAACATGTTTTTCTAAGTTTATTCT
This window encodes:
- the LOC133420230 gene encoding uncharacterized protein LOC133420230, coding for MTELNFILVFVHVMSSGPGTHAAKTAKVVYHAAEHDNITISWDFHAQTDVSSTTLNCIEVSHHSRTLFLMVRGDEVTESQDPQFRGRVLCDKDALKDGQIKFRLSGLTPEDSGSYVCKLTHFDRTLGRTAVQASVNFVLNVDNSPSAQKPPPSRPVVTKKPPTEAPSTDMKWGMALAIVGLVAVVGHLSCCLTTFYRRYNKARRQDNRLQQRDLIDLLINVNINSTGEQHRGDLAAPDDRTLDREQTHPDPDTPLMTPQTNQQAEDNLVED